One region of Drosophila subobscura isolate 14011-0131.10 chromosome J, UCBerk_Dsub_1.0, whole genome shotgun sequence genomic DNA includes:
- the LOC117894809 gene encoding alcohol dehydrogenase: protein MDLAGKNVVYLGGFGGIGQKCVQELLRRQLKALAVFDMTENAEALAEWRAGSPGTEIFYQKVDITRKEDIEAAYKATAERLGHFDVVVNGCGLMNDRLVELTIQINLLGVIQSTLAALEYMDKSKGGRGGLIVNISSVAGLQPTALMAIYSAAKTGVTTFTRSMANPIYYAHSGVSFVTICPGFTETPLLDDISSKTTFTYHTPMLDMFQRVKRQKPEDCARNLVQAMEQAQNGAVLMLELGDTQEIQIPDFWKPQLE, encoded by the exons ATGGATTTGGCTGGCAAGAATGTGGTTTACCTTGGAGGATTCGGCGGCATTGGCCAGAAGTGTGTGCAAGAGCTGCTCCGGCGGCAGCTGAAG GCACTGGCCGTCTTTGACATGACGGAGAATGCTGAGGCGTTGGCCGAGTGGCGGGCAGGCAGTCCGGGCACGGAGATCTTCTACCAAAAAGTGGACATCACCCGGAAGGAGGACATCGAGGCGGCCTACAAGGCAACCGCTGAGCGACTGGGACACTTTGATGTGGTCGTCAATGGCTGTGGACTGATGAACGATCGCCTGGTGGAGCTCACCATTCAGATTAACTTG CTGGGCGTCATCCAGAGCACTTTGGCTGCCCTGGAGTACATGGACAAGTCAAAGGGTGGCAGGGGTGGACTCATAGTAAACATTTCCTCGGTGGCTGGACTCCAGCCCACGGCTCTGATGGCCATCTATTCGGCAGCCAAGACTGGCGTTACAACCTTCACACGCTCCATGGCT AATCCCATTTACTACGCCCACTCGGGTGTGAGCTTTGTGACCATTTGTCCGGGATTCACTGAGACGCCACTGCTGGACGACATCTCCAGCAAGACGACCTTCACCTACCACACACCCATGTTGGACATGTTCCAGAGGGTGAAGCGCCAGAAGCCAGAGGACTGTGCCAGGAATCTCGTGCAGGCCATGGAGCAGGCCCAGAATGGGGCAGTTCTCATGCTGGAGCTGGGCGACACCCAGGAGATTCAGATACCCGACTTCTGGAAGCCCCAGCTCGAGTAG
- the LOC117894805 gene encoding uncharacterized protein LOC117894805, with translation MHHFIWTTIVGLLALASAANVPRLRSDYEQSRTEVRAGRRYQEQDTARAFYSYGYSDDTAARAEYSSRDGSSRGFYSYVDADGKLQTVRYEASRGQGFKAEGSSLPQAPVDEGKPPLPVADTEEVQQARSAHLNALREAREESDRTQQEGRARANANEAEERNLSDEDADILERVRAQLSAMLADRQRSSNLPQINEATEDERQTAAEDQRKGDREAEEDARLRTVYSLGDLSSSSYLKLGDLQDRLSLRSGDLRVPVGAYYTLVSPSAQYSVTTPTELRTLRPVALSRSLLVSKRN, from the coding sequence ATGCACCACTTCATTTGGACAACAATTGTGGGTCTGCTGGCCCTCGCATCGGCGGCCAATGTTCCACGTCTCCGATCCGATtatgagcagagcagaacggAGGTCAGAGCTGGCCGCCGCTACCAGGAGCAGGACACGGCCCGCGCCTTCTACTCCTACGGCTACAGCGACGACACTGCCGCCCGGGCAGAGTACTCCTCCCGCGATGGCTCCTCCAGGGGCTTCTACTCGTATGTGGATGCCGACGGCAAGCTGCAGACGGTGCGCTACGAGGCCAGTCGGGGCCAGGGCTTCAAGGCGGAGGGCAGCAGTCTGCCGCAGGCGCCCGTCGATGAGGGAAAGCCGCCGCTGCCCGTCGCCGACACggaggaggtgcagcaggCGCGTTCCGCGCATCTGAATGCCCTGCGGGAGGCCCGAGAGGAGTCCGATAGAACGCAGCAAGAAGGCAGGGCCCGAGCCAATGCCAATGAAGCTGAGGAGCGGAATCTCAGCGATGAGGATGCCGACATTCTGGAGCGGGTGCGAGCACAGCTGTCGGCCATGCTGGCGGATCGTCAGCGATCCAGCAATCTGCCGCAGATCAACGAAGCCACGGAGGATGAGCGGCAGACCGCAGCAGAGGATCAAAGGAAGGGCGATCGAGAGGCTGAGGAGGATGCCCGCCTGCGCACCGTCTACTCCCTGGGGGATCTCAGCTCGAGCAGCTACCTGAAGCTGGGCGACCTGCAGGATCGTTTGAGCTTGCGCAGCGGCGATCTCCGAGTGCCGGTTGGGGCCTACTACACCCTCGTCTCGCCCAGCGCCCAGTACAGCGTGACGACGCCCACGGAGCTGAGAACGCTGCGTCCCGTGGCCCTCAGTCGCAGTTTGTTGGTGAGCAAACGCAACTGA
- the LOC117894810 gene encoding uncharacterized protein LOC117894810, whose amino-acid sequence MHSLNLLCLMIIASAVASPLLEYGAPPAGDSVSQYHTQDEHGQYSYGYVAPLYSKHETRTVDGVIRGTFSYVDARGETQTTDYVADTEGFRVSSSHGQQRANEETPEVAALRAQHLAAHAQAKLRLAGDSSVVELPQPVQDTPEVAAAKVAFFKRFEAEKLRNQLLSEKQLIRVAVQSIPTIAVRSQPLYVHQPHQLTGYVYNYHKSQTGTQSPPSRDYLPVRV is encoded by the coding sequence ATGCATTCCCTCAATCTACTTTGCCTGATGATCATCGCCAGTGCTGTGGCCTCCCCGCTGCTGGAATATGGAGCGCCGCCTGCGGGCGACAGCGTGTCGCAGTACCACACGCAGGACGAGCACGGACAGTACTCCTATGGGTATGTGGCGCCGCTGTACTCCAAGCACGAGACACGCACTGTGGATGGAGTCATTCGCGGCACCTTCTCCTACGTGGATGCCCGGGGCGAGACCCAGACCACGGACTATGTGGCAGACACCGAGGGCTTCCGCGTCAGCTCCAGCCACGGCCAGCAGCGGGCCAACGAGGAGACGCCCGAGGTGGCAGCCCTGAGGGCCCAGCACCTGGCGGCGCATGCGCAGGCCAAGCTGCGGCTGGCAGGAGATTCCTCTGTCGTGGAGCTGCCGCAGCCCGTGCAGGACACACCTGAGGTGGCTGCCGCCAAGGTGGCCTTCTTCAAGCGGTTCGAGGCCGAGAAGCTGCGCAACCAACTGCTCAGCGAGAAGCAGCTCATTCGAGTCGCAGTCCAATCAATCCCAACGATCGCTGTCCGATCCCAGCCGCTGTACGTCCATCAGCCTCATCAACTCACTGGATACGTCTACAACTACCACAAGTCCCAGACTGGCACTCAGAGCCCGCCCTCGAGGGACTATCTGCCAGTGCGCGTCTGA